In one Mus caroli chromosome 14, CAROLI_EIJ_v1.1, whole genome shotgun sequence genomic region, the following are encoded:
- the Il17d gene encoding interleukin-17D codes for MLGTLVWMLAVGFLLALAPGRAAGALRTGRRPARPRDCADRPEELLEQLYGRLAAGVLSAFHHTLQLGPREQARNASCPAGGRAADRRFRPPTNLRSVSPWAYRISYDPARFPRYLPEAYCLCRGCLTGLYGEEDFRFRSTPVFSPAVVLRRTAACAGGRSVYAEHYITIPVGCTCVPEPDKSADSANSSMDKLLLGPADRPAGR; via the exons ATGTTGGGGACACTG GTCTGGATGCTCGCGGTCGGCTTCCTGCTGGCACTGGCGCCGGGCCGCGCGGCGGGCGCGCTGAGGACCGGGAGGCGCCCGGCGCGGCCGCGGGACTGCGCGGACCGGCCGGAGGAGCTCCTGGAGCAACTGTACGGGCGGCTGGCGGCCGGCGTGCTCAGCGCCTTCCACCACACGCTGCAGCTCGGGCCGCGCGAGCAGGCGCGCAATGCCAGCTGCCCGGCCGGGGGCAGGGCCGCCGACCGCCGCTTCCGGCCGCCCACCAACCTGCGCAGCGTGTCGCCCTGGGCGTACAG GATTTCCTACGACCCTGCTCGCTTTCCGAGGTACCTGCCGGAAGCCTACTGCCTGTGCCGAGGCTGCCTGACCGGGCTCTACGGGGAGGAGGACTTCCGCTTTCGCAGCACACCGGTCTTCTCTCCAGCCGTGGTGCTGCGGCGCACGGCGGCCTGCGCGGGCGGCCGCTCTGTGTACGCCGAACACTACATCACCATCCCGGTGGGCTGCACCTGCGTTCCCGAGCCGGACAAGTCCGCGGACAGTGCGAACTCCAGCATGGACAAGCTGCTGTTGGGGCCCGCCGATAGGCCTGCGGGGCGCTGA